In the genome of Bacillus sp. S3, one region contains:
- a CDS encoding cytochrome C, whose translation MQKVLISFVISALLGFGIGYVVFDVMMGKSGNDPQVAQTESSEPTQAKEETKDSEKAESTTASVSDDNILNQKGCLGCHSVEALNLKGGATGPDLSKAFENVEGKHGKPIEEFLKEPTSAVMSGVIGGNPLTDDELQQVLDMLKQASEK comes from the coding sequence TTGCAAAAAGTATTGATTAGCTTTGTTATCAGTGCCTTGCTTGGCTTTGGTATTGGTTATGTAGTGTTTGATGTCATGATGGGAAAATCCGGAAACGATCCGCAAGTGGCTCAGACAGAATCAAGCGAACCAACTCAAGCGAAAGAAGAAACGAAGGATTCGGAGAAGGCAGAATCCACGACGGCTTCAGTCAGCGATGACAATATCCTTAATCAAAAGGGATGCCTTGGCTGCCACAGCGTTGAAGCACTTAATTTAAAAGGCGGTGCAACAGGACCTGACCTATCTAAGGCATTTGAAAATGTCGAAGGAAAGCATGGGAAACCGATTGAAGAATTCTTAAAAGAACCGACATCAGCGGTTATGTCAGGTGTAATTGGCGGAAACCCATTAACAGATGACGAACTTCAGCAAGTATTAGACATGCTTAAACAAGCATCTGAAAAATAA
- the nosZ gene encoding Sec-dependent nitrous-oxide reductase, giving the protein MKKWIPIASGLLAGFVAATISFADFSAKTGTEAASSNKSDAEKVYVPFGQKDDYYLFASGGHSGQMFIYGVPSMRHIRTVPVFSPDSATGYGFDEHSKKLMGDYTWGDLHHPAFSETKGDYDGKYMFATDVGNSRAAAMDLKTFTVKDIIKVPNTSGPHCAAFVTENTEYMFLPTRFAVPLEQKYESLDDYSTKYRGVMSAVTFDQNNQKLNIAYQVALPPWSYDLSDAGKKGSADWAVMTTYNTEEATTNLEINASQADRDYIVLFNWKELEQMVKEGKYEDVGGQKMIFPEKQKGGIYLVPVAKSPHGVDVAPDGKHFIASGKLAPSMTVFSFEKAFKAVEKQDFAGDRNGIPILKYESVMEREVNPENALGPLHTQFDDKGMAYTTMFISSEIVKWDPKTGKTLDRVPVQYSPGHSVAAEGDTVAPDGKWLIALNKIAKDSYLSVGPSHPESMQLIDISGKMKVIQSAPVNPEPHYAQIIKADKLNPIEVYPKDEKNKEAVYKKDDARIVRNGNKVDVYGIAMRSKFIFDAKAKRPDVIEVNEGDEVTIHLTNIDFDEDITHGFAINSYNLNMEVQPGQTNTLKFIADKAGTYPMYCTNFCSALHQEMTGYFLVKPKN; this is encoded by the coding sequence ATGAAAAAATGGATTCCAATCGCTTCTGGCTTACTGGCCGGCTTTGTTGCCGCCACAATCTCGTTTGCAGATTTTTCCGCAAAAACGGGCACAGAAGCAGCTTCTAGCAACAAGAGCGACGCAGAAAAGGTATATGTGCCATTCGGGCAAAAGGATGATTACTATTTATTCGCTTCCGGCGGTCACTCCGGACAAATGTTTATTTACGGTGTTCCGTCGATGCGTCACATACGGACAGTGCCTGTATTCTCGCCTGATTCTGCGACCGGTTACGGTTTTGATGAGCACTCGAAGAAATTGATGGGTGATTACACATGGGGCGACCTGCACCATCCGGCCTTCTCGGAAACAAAAGGCGATTATGACGGAAAATACATGTTTGCAACAGATGTCGGCAACAGCCGGGCAGCGGCCATGGATTTAAAAACCTTTACCGTCAAAGACATAATTAAAGTGCCAAATACAAGCGGCCCGCACTGCGCGGCGTTCGTCACAGAAAATACGGAGTATATGTTCCTGCCTACCCGATTCGCTGTGCCGCTCGAGCAAAAATATGAATCACTTGACGACTACAGCACAAAATACCGCGGTGTAATGAGTGCCGTCACATTTGACCAAAACAATCAAAAACTCAATATCGCCTACCAGGTTGCCCTTCCGCCATGGTCCTATGACCTTTCCGATGCCGGGAAAAAAGGCTCTGCAGACTGGGCAGTTATGACGACTTACAACACAGAAGAAGCGACAACCAACCTTGAAATCAACGCTTCACAGGCTGACCGTGACTATATTGTTCTTTTTAACTGGAAAGAGCTTGAGCAAATGGTCAAGGAAGGCAAGTACGAGGATGTTGGCGGTCAAAAGATGATTTTCCCTGAAAAACAAAAGGGCGGCATTTATTTAGTACCGGTTGCAAAATCACCGCATGGCGTGGATGTCGCACCGGACGGTAAACACTTCATCGCTTCCGGTAAGCTTGCCCCTTCAATGACGGTCTTCTCATTTGAAAAGGCATTTAAGGCAGTGGAAAAACAAGACTTTGCCGGTGACCGCAATGGGATTCCGATATTAAAATATGAATCTGTCATGGAACGAGAAGTCAACCCTGAAAATGCCCTTGGACCGCTTCATACCCAGTTTGATGACAAAGGAATGGCTTACACAACGATGTTCATTTCTTCTGAAATTGTGAAATGGGATCCGAAAACAGGTAAAACTTTAGACCGTGTTCCTGTTCAATATTCCCCGGGACACTCTGTCGCAGCTGAAGGCGACACGGTTGCACCTGATGGAAAATGGCTGATTGCTTTAAATAAAATTGCCAAGGACAGCTACTTATCTGTTGGCCCCTCACACCCTGAATCGATGCAGTTAATTGATATCAGCGGCAAGATGAAGGTGATTCAATCGGCACCGGTGAACCCTGAGCCACACTATGCGCAGATCATTAAAGCCGATAAGCTGAACCCGATTGAGGTCTATCCGAAAGATGAAAAGAACAAAGAAGCCGTCTACAAGAAAGACGACGCGCGGATTGTCCGGAATGGCAACAAAGTCGATGTCTACGGCATTGCGATGCGGTCAAAATTTATCTTTGACGCCAAAGCGAAGCGCCCTGACGTGATTGAAGTCAATGAGGGCGATGAAGTCACAATCCATTTAACCAATATTGACTTCGATGAGGATATCACGCACGGATTTGCCATCAACAGCTATAACTTAAACATGGAAGTACAGCCTGGACAGACGAACACATTGAAATTTATTGCCGATAAGGCCGGAACCTATCCGATGTATTGTACAAACTTCTGCTCTGCCCTGCATCAGGAAATGACCGGTTACTTCCTGGTTAAACCTAAGAATTAA
- the nosD gene encoding nitrous oxide reductase family maturation protein NosD → MKKLTLLIFLFSLFILVKPEKYMAAESLQALIDSMKEGAVLQLENKTYEGNIVIHKPLTMIGSEKTVIKGDGTGNVISVKAPNVKLSKLTVTHGSMNRNSAEEYAAIKIYTNNNTVEHIRIRHSFHGIYLSQAHHNKIRYNDIKGLGKGEIAAQGNGLHIYYANDNLLEHNTIDGTRDGMFFDYANNNHSYENNISNTRYGLHYMYSDENIFKRNIFTMNQGGAAIMNSNQLKLEDNQFIVNYGNQSFGLLLLQANDNYIAHNTFYMNQRGLYIDQATRNTIKGNRMIQNQIGIELWASSNDQSFTMNKLSENTIPAVTLGGQGERNTWSKNGKGNDWGGAFPLTDLNQDGIGDFPVIYHSSLHQLIEEQELTSFFLKSPAITIYEKINATLNNDEIMFKDPHPLAAAKGSSKVIWFVVAGLAAGLILLKGRHQLCITFGRNGRKT, encoded by the coding sequence ATGAAAAAATTAACGCTCCTAATCTTTCTTTTTTCTCTTTTTATCTTGGTAAAACCAGAAAAATATATGGCAGCCGAAAGCTTGCAGGCACTGATCGACTCCATGAAAGAGGGGGCGGTCTTACAGCTTGAAAATAAAACATATGAGGGCAATATTGTCATTCATAAACCGCTGACGATGATTGGCTCGGAGAAAACCGTGATTAAAGGAGACGGAACCGGGAACGTCATTTCCGTTAAAGCGCCAAATGTGAAGCTGAGCAAGCTGACAGTGACCCATGGAAGTATGAACCGGAACTCGGCCGAGGAATATGCCGCTATCAAGATTTACACAAACAACAATACCGTTGAACACATCAGGATCCGCCATTCCTTTCACGGGATTTATCTAAGCCAGGCACACCATAATAAAATCCGCTACAACGATATTAAAGGGCTGGGCAAAGGCGAAATTGCCGCCCAGGGAAATGGGCTTCACATTTATTACGCAAATGATAACCTGCTGGAACACAATACAATTGATGGCACCCGTGACGGGATGTTCTTTGATTATGCCAACAACAACCACAGCTATGAAAATAATATCAGTAACACCCGGTATGGCTTACATTACATGTATTCTGATGAGAATATTTTTAAACGAAATATTTTCACCATGAATCAAGGCGGTGCAGCCATCATGAACTCGAATCAGCTGAAGCTGGAAGATAATCAATTTATCGTTAACTATGGAAATCAATCATTCGGCCTACTGCTCCTGCAGGCCAATGATAATTATATAGCTCATAATACGTTCTACATGAACCAGCGCGGCCTGTACATCGACCAGGCAACCAGAAACACGATTAAGGGCAACCGCATGATCCAAAACCAGATTGGGATTGAGCTTTGGGCCAGTTCCAATGACCAAAGCTTTACCATGAATAAGCTATCGGAAAACACGATTCCGGCCGTTACCCTTGGCGGACAGGGGGAACGAAATACCTGGAGCAAGAACGGCAAGGGCAATGACTGGGGCGGCGCGTTCCCGCTCACCGATTTAAATCAGGACGGTATCGGGGATTTCCCAGTCATCTATCACTCTTCGCTCCATCAGCTGATTGAGGAGCAAGAATTAACCAGCTTTTTTTTAAAAAGCCCTGCCATCACCATCTATGAAAAAATAAACGCAACACTGAATAACGATGAAATCATGTTTAAGGATCCGCACCCGCTGGCAGCCGCGAAAGGCAGCTCAAAAGTCATTTGGTTTGTTGTGGCAGGGCTTGCTGCGGGATTGATTTTACTAAAGGGGAGACATCAACTATGCATTACATTTGGAAGGAATGGAAGGAAAACATAA
- a CDS encoding ABC transporter permease subunit, with protein MHYIWKEWKENIRGKGLWLSVSIIVLISISILFRSSVLSFDKGFYVLLINLFDTIIYFIPILCLFIGAFSIFQEKEQKTLIMLLTKKDNYASFLVRKSLGLYVVVLVPLLIWFFFYLFLLKFNFAIDFKSYLIFVASIICLSLVFLQMGAAIGSFSRSRMQIIGYTIFVWFYFFFLHDFILLSFLPDVTHENVKLFSAAYFLNPLQAVRMFLETGMGVYSFGHMSRLLEKFMWTKPVFFLLGNLIIWLAVSFGTAIAFNRKEGYE; from the coding sequence ATGCATTACATTTGGAAGGAATGGAAGGAAAACATAAGAGGAAAAGGACTATGGCTTAGCGTCAGCATCATTGTTCTCATTTCAATCAGTATACTATTTCGTTCCTCTGTCCTTTCATTTGATAAAGGCTTTTATGTTCTCTTAATCAATCTTTTCGACACAATCATTTATTTTATCCCGATTCTCTGCTTATTTATCGGCGCCTTTTCGATCTTTCAGGAAAAGGAACAAAAAACATTAATCATGCTGTTAACGAAAAAAGACAATTATGCCAGCTTCCTGGTGCGGAAAAGCCTTGGCCTGTATGTCGTTGTACTCGTTCCGCTATTGATCTGGTTTTTCTTCTATCTCTTCCTGCTAAAATTTAATTTTGCGATCGATTTCAAAAGCTATCTGATCTTTGTCGCATCGATCATCTGCCTGAGCCTTGTCTTCTTGCAAATGGGAGCAGCGATCGGGAGCTTTAGCCGCTCAAGGATGCAGATTATCGGCTATACGATTTTTGTCTGGTTTTACTTTTTCTTCTTGCATGATTTTATCCTGCTGTCGTTTTTACCGGATGTCACCCATGAAAATGTGAAACTATTTTCAGCGGCCTACTTTTTAAATCCGCTTCAGGCCGTCAGGATGTTCTTAGAAACCGGGATGGGCGTGTACTCCTTCGGCCATATGTCAAGGCTATTGGAGAAGTTCATGTGGACGAAGCCGGTGTTCTTTTTACTGGGAAATCTCATCATCTGGCTCGCCGTTTCCTTTGGCACAGCGATTGCCTTTAACCGGAAGGAGGGGTATGAATGA
- a CDS encoding ABC transporter ATP-binding protein produces the protein MIKVTGLNQSFGKKKVLDSVTIEIGKHEICALVGRNGAGKSTFINSLLGLLPLKQGSIAINGAEVSKKNDAWKKAIAYLPEKFMLYPMLTGLENMTFFAEAVSGMADAARMEQVLRSVSLWDDRLVQVKSYSKGMLQRLGLAITLYQDSSILILDEPTSGIDPMGRKEILEVLRSLHDKTILLSSHHLDEIRQICTHVVYLNEGKMEKYTVEEFLETHHLGGMRP, from the coding sequence ATGATTAAAGTAACGGGGTTAAACCAATCCTTCGGGAAAAAGAAGGTCCTAGATTCAGTCACGATTGAGATCGGCAAACATGAAATTTGCGCGCTGGTCGGCCGCAACGGCGCAGGCAAATCGACGTTTATTAATAGTTTGCTTGGGTTGTTGCCCTTGAAGCAAGGCTCGATTGCGATTAACGGAGCGGAAGTTAGCAAAAAAAATGATGCATGGAAAAAGGCGATTGCCTATTTGCCCGAAAAATTTATGCTCTATCCGATGCTGACTGGCTTAGAGAATATGACCTTTTTTGCAGAGGCGGTTTCCGGAATGGCAGATGCGGCGCGAATGGAACAGGTGTTGCGTTCAGTCAGCCTGTGGGACGACCGCCTCGTGCAGGTTAAATCGTATTCAAAAGGGATGCTGCAGCGCCTCGGCCTCGCGATTACCCTTTATCAGGATTCAAGTATTTTGATTTTGGATGAACCGACAAGCGGCATTGACCCGATGGGAAGAAAGGAAATCCTGGAGGTACTTCGTTCCCTGCATGATAAAACGATTTTACTCTCCTCACACCATCTGGATGAAATCCGCCAGATCTGTACCCATGTCGTCTATTTAAATGAGGGAAAAATGGAGAAATACACGGTTGAAGAATTTTTAGAGACACATCATTTAGGGGGTATGAGACCATGA
- a CDS encoding FixH family protein → MKKRLLFAVLLVIAMLAGCGSGPDYTVKVTKELYYQKDTAAPFEIKVTEGKKSVKGLDVSAEFSMANMDHGTTDVKLAEGKDGSYSGEVALPMNGKYEVAFTLEKDGEKAETIMDINVVKAKGVATINGEWITNEDVAFYKFINQLQLAINKESAQQKYTGEQLREELAYLESQEKAADDKNQLLTQIIRLRSMAMLAEEKGHKAAPAEVDAALEKAREQYNGYESAKKLISEYGEDSFWATEKQQYELIVLSQKVQKDMIEKVKKENPTMGEQEVYFQAQKQYEELLVSQVNSLKIEIL, encoded by the coding sequence ATGAAAAAACGACTGTTGTTCGCGGTGCTGCTGGTGATTGCGATGCTGGCCGGCTGTGGGTCAGGGCCTGATTACACGGTTAAAGTAACAAAAGAGCTTTACTACCAAAAGGATACAGCGGCACCATTTGAAATTAAAGTAACCGAAGGGAAAAAGTCCGTTAAAGGGCTCGATGTTTCTGCAGAATTTTCGATGGCCAATATGGATCATGGTACAACCGATGTGAAATTAGCAGAGGGGAAAGACGGCAGCTATTCCGGTGAGGTGGCGCTTCCGATGAACGGGAAGTACGAAGTTGCCTTTACACTGGAAAAAGACGGTGAAAAGGCTGAAACGATCATGGACATCAACGTAGTGAAGGCGAAGGGGGTCGCCACCATTAACGGTGAGTGGATCACCAATGAAGATGTTGCCTTTTATAAGTTCATTAACCAGCTACAGCTGGCGATTAATAAAGAATCCGCTCAGCAAAAGTATACTGGTGAACAGCTTCGCGAAGAACTTGCTTATTTAGAATCACAGGAAAAAGCAGCCGATGATAAAAATCAGCTGCTCACACAAATTATCCGCCTCCGCTCGATGGCGATGCTGGCAGAAGAAAAGGGCCATAAAGCAGCTCCTGCCGAAGTGGATGCCGCTTTAGAGAAAGCCCGAGAGCAATACAACGGCTACGAATCAGCAAAAAAGCTAATCAGCGAGTACGGCGAGGATTCGTTTTGGGCAACCGAAAAGCAGCAGTATGAGTTGATTGTATTATCGCAAAAGGTGCAAAAAGATATGATTGAAAAGGTGAAAAAGGAAAATCCCACGATGGGTGAGCAGGAAGTCTACTTCCAGGCACAAAAACAATACGAAGAACTCCTCGTCTCCCAAGTCAACTCCTTAAAGATTGAAATTCTTTAG
- a CDS encoding PQQ-dependent sugar dehydrogenase: MYRVGSVILVLMLLVSGCSFFEKEEKADEAVVDHPNVEVLAEKLSVPWSIERLGETFYLSERTGSIVKIENGKMERQRVRLEKPLAQAAEAGLLGFVLDPDFAGNQRAFAYYTYSDADDGGDGQFNRVVVLRFSGGMWTEEQILLDRIPSAAYHHGGRMKIGPDGKLYITTGDATTPSVAQELNSINGKILRMNLDGSIPADNPFPNSYVYSYGHRNPQGLVWVDGKLYASEHGQSAHDEINRISAGMNYGWPVIQGKERKAGMVMPLFESGDVETWAPSGMAEAGGKLYVATLRGNAVREFDLEKNETRAVISGLGRIRDVFVEGDYLYFISNNTDGRGNPDETDDKLYRVLLGDLKN, from the coding sequence ATGTACCGGGTTGGCTCCGTTATACTCGTGTTGATGCTGCTGGTTTCGGGCTGTTCTTTTTTTGAAAAAGAAGAGAAGGCGGATGAGGCGGTTGTTGATCATCCGAATGTGGAAGTGCTGGCTGAAAAGCTCTCTGTACCGTGGTCAATTGAAAGGTTAGGGGAAACCTTCTATCTCAGTGAACGAACTGGGAGCATCGTCAAGATTGAGAATGGTAAAATGGAACGCCAGCGTGTACGGTTGGAAAAGCCGTTGGCGCAGGCGGCTGAGGCCGGATTATTAGGTTTTGTGCTGGATCCTGACTTTGCCGGTAACCAACGGGCGTTTGCTTATTATACATATTCCGATGCGGATGACGGCGGCGACGGGCAATTTAACCGTGTTGTTGTGTTGCGGTTTAGCGGCGGTATGTGGACGGAGGAGCAGATTCTTCTCGACCGCATCCCAAGTGCCGCCTACCACCATGGCGGTCGGATGAAGATTGGACCAGATGGAAAATTGTATATTACGACAGGTGATGCAACGACGCCTTCTGTGGCGCAAGAGCTGAATTCGATAAATGGAAAAATTTTAAGGATGAATCTGGACGGGTCGATTCCGGCAGATAACCCGTTTCCGAATTCCTATGTGTACAGCTATGGCCACCGTAATCCCCAGGGGCTGGTGTGGGTTGACGGTAAGTTGTATGCGAGTGAGCACGGGCAGTCGGCCCATGATGAAATCAACCGGATTTCGGCCGGCATGAACTATGGCTGGCCGGTGATTCAAGGTAAGGAGCGGAAGGCAGGAATGGTGATGCCTTTGTTTGAATCCGGTGATGTGGAAACATGGGCGCCCTCGGGCATGGCGGAAGCCGGCGGAAAGCTCTATGTGGCGACGTTAAGAGGAAATGCGGTCCGCGAGTTTGATTTGGAAAAGAATGAGACTCGGGCGGTGATTAGTGGTTTGGGCAGAATCCGGGACGTGTTCGTTGAGGGCGATTATTTATATTTTATCAGCAACAACACCGACGGCCGGGGGAATCCGGATGAAACAGACGATAAGCTGTATCGGGTGCTGCTGGGGGATTTAAAAAATTAG
- a CDS encoding Cof-type HAD-IIB family hydrolase, which produces MIKMIASDMDGTLLNSVQQISEENKAAILKAQAQGVEFVVATGRSYQEATYVLGEAGLKCPIICVNGAEVRSKEGEILSATPISKQLAREVAATLRDLDVYFEVYTDQGARTVDANKAVNVLVDIVMSANPEADRDEITYVAGARLRDGLVEVIDDYEILFADEHIQLYKMLVFSFDAEKLAAANTALAAFEDLAVAASGDENLEITHKQAQKGIALEYLAEASGIDISETMAIGDNFNDVSMFERAGRAIAMGNASFEIKALCDDITDTNNEHGVAKAILEVL; this is translated from the coding sequence ATGATTAAAATGATTGCATCTGACATGGATGGAACATTATTAAATTCAGTTCAACAAATTAGTGAGGAAAATAAAGCGGCCATTTTAAAAGCACAGGCACAAGGTGTCGAATTTGTTGTGGCAACGGGCCGGTCCTATCAGGAGGCTACCTATGTTTTAGGAGAGGCAGGTCTGAAGTGCCCGATTATTTGTGTGAACGGTGCGGAGGTTCGTTCGAAGGAAGGAGAAATTCTATCTGCCACGCCGATCTCGAAACAATTGGCGCGTGAGGTGGCCGCAACGCTACGCGATTTGGATGTGTATTTTGAGGTCTATACGGATCAAGGGGCCCGTACGGTCGATGCGAATAAGGCGGTTAATGTCCTTGTCGATATTGTGATGAGTGCCAATCCTGAGGCTGACCGCGATGAAATCACCTATGTAGCCGGGGCAAGATTGCGTGACGGCTTGGTCGAAGTCATCGATGATTATGAAATTCTGTTTGCTGACGAACATATTCAACTCTATAAGATGCTGGTCTTCTCCTTTGATGCGGAAAAATTGGCTGCTGCCAATACCGCACTCGCTGCTTTTGAGGATCTCGCTGTTGCGGCATCAGGGGATGAAAATTTGGAAATTACCCATAAGCAGGCGCAAAAAGGGATTGCCCTTGAATACTTGGCTGAGGCTAGCGGAATTGATATTTCCGAGACGATGGCAATCGGTGACAATTTTAATGATGTATCCATGTTTGAACGTGCAGGCAGAGCGATTGCCATGGGAAATGCCAGCTTTGAAATCAAGGCATTATGTGACGACATTACCGATACAAATAACGAACATGGTGTGGCAAAGGCAATTTTAGAAGTGTTATAG
- a CDS encoding DNA alkylation repair protein, whose translation MMTSSIDFLTKLFMENRNQADAEPMQRYMKDHFPFLGIKSPLRKECEKQFFKATGILKEPFNRELVKELWGKNEREFQYTALTYLEKMMNKLRKEDLPFMEELITTKSWWDTVDAISPKPVGKIAEKFPEVVAETIDGWAVHDNMWLRRAALLFQLRYKQRTNEERLYHYIRQNTESKEFFIQKAIGWALREYSKTNPASVKEFIEGQALAPLSVREGSKYLD comes from the coding sequence ATGATGACATCCAGCATTGATTTTTTAACAAAGCTGTTTATGGAAAATCGCAATCAGGCAGATGCCGAACCCATGCAGAGATATATGAAAGACCATTTTCCATTCTTAGGAATCAAGTCCCCTTTACGAAAGGAATGTGAAAAGCAATTTTTTAAGGCAACGGGGATTTTAAAGGAGCCGTTTAACAGGGAGTTAGTAAAAGAGCTTTGGGGGAAAAATGAAAGAGAATTCCAATACACGGCCCTGACTTATTTGGAAAAAATGATGAACAAGCTGCGAAAGGAAGATTTGCCCTTCATGGAGGAGCTGATTACGACAAAATCATGGTGGGACACCGTTGATGCAATTTCTCCAAAGCCAGTCGGGAAAATTGCTGAGAAGTTTCCCGAGGTGGTGGCGGAAACCATTGACGGCTGGGCAGTTCATGACAATATGTGGCTTAGACGGGCGGCGCTGCTTTTTCAATTAAGGTATAAACAGAGGACGAACGAGGAGCGGCTCTATCACTACATACGGCAAAACACCGAAAGTAAGGAATTTTTTATCCAAAAGGCAATTGGCTGGGCCCTGCGTGAATACTCAAAGACAAATCCGGCGTCGGTGAAGGAGTTTATCGAGGGACAGGCCCTTGCACCACTAAGTGTCCGCGAAGGCAGCAAGTACTTGGATTGA
- a CDS encoding PRK06851 family protein: MAGKVKNYFAGGNTARGFHSLYESNLQGFDRIFILKGGPGTGKSSLMKKIGQEWIELGFNIEFLHCASDNNSIDGVLIPSLKVGIVDGTAPHVIEPKAPGAVEEYINLGEAWNARALSVQKNVIQKLTDQISESYQKAYATFKEALEVHDDWEKIYINSMDFKKADQLTNKLIDSFFGKMKLNKTSDVRHRFLGAATPMGAVDFVPNLTEEIPKRYFIKGRPGSGKSTMLKKLAAAAEQRGVDLEIYHCGFDPHSLDMLILRELGIAIFDSTAPHEYFPSRDGDEIIDMYEILIEPGTDDIFAEIISKIAAKYKSKMTEATGYLAKAKALHDELEEIYVAAMDFSVVEKIQGRIAAEIKELANAKG, translated from the coding sequence GTGGCAGGGAAAGTGAAAAATTATTTTGCCGGCGGGAATACGGCAAGAGGCTTTCATAGTCTGTATGAATCCAACCTTCAAGGATTCGACCGCATATTTATTCTAAAGGGCGGCCCTGGAACAGGCAAATCATCACTGATGAAGAAAATTGGCCAGGAGTGGATCGAGCTCGGGTTTAATATCGAATTCCTTCATTGTGCTTCTGATAATAATTCCATTGATGGTGTGCTGATCCCAAGTTTAAAGGTGGGAATTGTCGACGGTACAGCCCCGCATGTGATTGAACCGAAGGCGCCCGGTGCCGTGGAAGAATATATTAACCTGGGTGAAGCCTGGAATGCCCGCGCCCTAAGTGTACAAAAAAATGTCATTCAAAAGTTAACCGATCAAATCAGTGAGTCATACCAAAAGGCATATGCGACCTTTAAGGAAGCGTTGGAAGTCCATGATGATTGGGAAAAAATTTATATTAACAGTATGGATTTTAAAAAGGCCGATCAATTAACGAACAAATTAATTGACAGCTTTTTTGGAAAGATGAAATTGAATAAGACCTCGGATGTGCGCCATCGCTTCTTGGGGGCAGCAACGCCGATGGGTGCGGTCGATTTCGTTCCCAATTTGACGGAGGAGATTCCGAAGCGCTACTTCATTAAAGGGCGCCCCGGTTCTGGGAAATCAACGATGTTAAAGAAGCTGGCGGCCGCCGCTGAACAGCGCGGTGTCGATCTCGAAATCTACCATTGCGGCTTTGACCCGCACAGCCTCGATATGTTGATTTTACGCGAGCTTGGAATTGCGATTTTCGATAGTACCGCGCCGCATGAATATTTCCCAAGCCGGGATGGGGACGAAATTATTGATATGTATGAGATTCTGATTGAGCCGGGAACGGACGACATTTTTGCCGAGATTATTAGTAAAATTGCCGCGAAATATAAAAGCAAAATGACCGAAGCAACAGGCTACCTTGCCAAGGCAAAAGCGCTGCATGATGAGCTGGAGGAAATTTATGTGGCGGCGATGGACTTTTCCGTCGTGGAAAAGATTCAGGGCAGGATTGCCGCGGAAATAAAAGAATTGGCGAATGCCAAGGGTTAA
- the ybaK gene encoding Cys-tRNA(Pro) deacylase has protein sequence MAQAKTNAMRTLEAKKVSYEMLTYENKDGKIDGISVAEKIGRNVKEVYKTLVAQGHSKTIYVFVIPVAEELDLKKAAKAAGEKNLEMIPVKDIQKWTGYIRGGCSPIGMKKEYKTFIDESCRQIDSIVVSAGKIGVQIVLAPKSLQELTKADIIDVVK, from the coding sequence ATGGCACAAGCAAAAACAAATGCAATGCGTACTTTGGAGGCAAAAAAGGTCAGCTATGAAATGCTTACATATGAAAATAAAGATGGAAAAATTGACGGAATTTCCGTTGCGGAGAAAATTGGAAGAAATGTGAAGGAGGTATATAAAACACTCGTCGCACAGGGGCATAGCAAGACAATCTATGTCTTTGTGATCCCTGTTGCCGAAGAACTGGACCTAAAAAAGGCGGCTAAGGCGGCAGGTGAAAAAAATCTCGAGATGATTCCGGTGAAGGACATTCAAAAATGGACAGGCTACATCCGCGGCGGCTGCTCACCAATTGGCATGAAAAAGGAATATAAAACCTTTATCGATGAAAGCTGCCGGCAGATTGACTCCATTGTTGTCAGCGCCGGAAAAATTGGCGTGCAAATTGTGCTCGCACCAAAGAGTTTACAGGAACTAACGAAAGCGGATATTATCGATGTCGTGAAATAG